In Desulfobacter hydrogenophilus, the genomic stretch GCTTTTTGTCCCTTTTGATCTGCGCCTGTGTGGCCAATGTTGTTCTCGGCCAGTTTCACGTCGGATTCATAGGCCAGCCCGTGGCCCATACCCTTCATGTCTGGAATTTTCTGGGCATGGCTCTGGCCGGACTGGCCTTTGCCCTGGCAGGCGGGTGCCCCGGACGCCAGCTTTTCCTGGCCGGTGAAGGGGATACCGATGCTTCGGTCTTTGTGCTGGGCATGATCGCCGGTGCAGCCTTTGCCCATAATTTTGGGCTGGCAAGCTCTCCCAAAGGCGTTGGACCCCATGGTATCGTCGCTGTTATCGTCGGTTTCGCCGTTTGCCTGTTCATCGGATTCGCCATGAAAAAAAGAATTGCCATTTAATAATTGTCGATTTGTAATTCAATAGTATGGGAATTTTCTAACAGCTAACAGCTAACAGCTAACAGCTAACAGCTAACAGCTAACAGCTAACAGCTAACAGCTAACAGCTATATATAAGGGAAATACAATGAGTAAAATAGTCGATGCAAGAGGTCTTTCCTGCCCCCAGCCGGTACTGATGACCCTGGATGCCATAAAATCCGGAAGCGATAGTGAGCTTGAAGTTATAGTGGACAACATGGCCTCCAGGGAGAATGTGGTCCGGGCCGCAGAGAGCAAAGGCTGGAACGTTTCTGATATCAAGGACAACGCCGGCGACACCCAGATTTTTATCCGGAAAGGATAATCGTTGTGTTTAAACGCGTATTCCACCTGTTTAACCGGACACAAAAGGATCTATCCAGGAAGGTAAAGGAAGATCTGGGCATTCTGGTGTTTGAAAACACATCCGAAGTGATCCAGGCGGAAAATTTTTTAAAATCCCGGGGGTGGGAGATCAAGGTGATGGGACCTCCCCCCGGGATTCAAAGTGGCTGCGATCTGGTGATCCAGTTTCCCCTCATTGAAAAACTGATGCTGACCAGACAGCTTGAAGAGGCAGGGCTTCC encodes the following:
- a CDS encoding sulfurtransferase TusA family protein, with the translated sequence MSKIVDARGLSCPQPVLMTLDAIKSGSDSELEVIVDNMASRENVVRAAESKGWNVSDIKDNAGDTQIFIRKG